A stretch of DNA from Pseudomonas sp. HN11:
TCAAGCCGTACTTTTACGCCTGTACGGACAGAAGTTTTTCCGAACAGCAGCCGGATCTGTTCAAACACGCGATGGCGATCAGCCAGAGAGTTGCGCTGTGGGAAGATCACGCCCGGTCTTCTCATGCTCGACCAACTGGACGGCTGTACCCGTTATCCAAGGCAAAGCGGCCTTCCTGGCTGGAATCTGTACTGGGTAAACACAGCGCACTGGTCGTTAATCGCCCATTGCTACCGAGTCGGGAAAGGCCGCTGGGATTCAGCAAAGACATGAGCGAAGGCTTTTTTGACGCTCGAACCGTGGCCTATCTGGCCATACAGTTGGCGTTCCATGTGGGATTTACCCAGGTCTTTCTGGTGGGCGTTGATCTGGACGAGAATTCAGGCAGGTTTTATGAGAGCGCTGAATCCGCCAACTCACCCTGCGGGCTCGATCAGCACTACTTCACGCGCATATTGCCGTCTTTCGAATTGATGTCCGATAAAGTCGTGGGGGATGACTTCAGGGTTTACAACCTGTCTGACATCTCCCGAATTCCGGACAGTGTCGTTCCCCGTGCCACCCTGGCAGATGTTGAAGGCATGCTTGCGTAGCGCTGCCAAAGCCAGAAATGAGAAAGGGGACCCACTACTGATGCAGTGGATCCCCTCTCGGAAATATGGTCGGGACGGAGTGATTCGAACACTCGACCCCTAGCACACCATGCAATAAATCAATGAACATCCATGGTTTTCACTGTACCTCTATAGAATCCTAAGGCCCTTAAAAACGTGGGCTCTCAGCAATTTACTCTTCCAGCGACCACCATTCTGGCCTACCCTTAGCTGACGAAACTGTGGGAGTAAATGTGGGAGTAAATTTCTTAGGAGGTTGATCATGGCCAAGCTCACCGCCAAAGAGCTAGAAGCGCTTACTGAGCAAAATGTCGGTACCGTTATACGCGACGAGGGCAGCCTCTCGGGTAGGGTTTCACTCCGCAAAAAAGGCGTCGCCATCCCCTTCTACTTCCAGTTCCGCTGGGAGGGTATTTACACTCGCTTTTCCTGCGGTACCTGGCCAAACAAGTCGCTGACCGAAATCCGCAAGGAGCGCAACGAAGCGCGAGACCTTGTAGCGAAAGGGATCAATCCTAATGAAAACAAACGTGCCGCGAAGGTCAGGCAAAAAGCGGAACTGGCCGCACAACTCGCAGAGGCCGATCGACAAAAATCTGAGGAGCTAACGCTTTGGGATCTCGCGGAAGAATGGCTCCGCGACGGGGTCGCTCGCAAGGACGGTAACGCAGAGCTACGGAGAAAGTTTACAAAAGATCTTTACCCCACTCTTGGCTCTAAAGTCATCAGCTCATACAGTGAACATGACCTGCGAAACGTAGTGCGGGCAGTAATGGCTCGCGGCGCTACTCGTCAAGCCATCAGTCTTTTCTCGGATATCGTTCAAATGTTCGGGTGGGCCCAAAAACGCCAACCATGGCGAACGCTACTGATTAACGGAAACCCAGCAGACTTGGTCGAAATCAACAAACTTATACCCAGTGACTATCAGGAGGAGCGGACTCGGATCCTTTCCTCAAGAGAACTTCAAGAACTACACCTCCGTTTTCAACAAATGACTGCGGATTACGCAGCATTACCTGCCGGCAAAAAGTACGAAGGGATTCGCCCTCTCAAAGTAGAGTCTCAGCTTGCACTTTGGATCTGTTTAGGAACGTTGTGCCGGATCGGTGAACTACTTAAGGCCGAATGGAAAAATGTCGATCTGAACCAGCAGACTTGGTTCATCCCCAGCGAGAACGTCAAAGGCACCCGGGGCAAAAAACAGGACCATCATGTCTTCCTCTCACCTTTCGCCCTGCATTTCTTTCAGGAGCTCAAGATCTTGACGGGAGACTCTCAGTGGTGCTTTCCCAACAAGCAGGATGATGGACATGTAGACGTAAAGGTGGTGAGCAAACAGGTCGGCGATCGCCAGGCCCGGTTCAAAAATCGCAAAGCCCTCTCTCGACGGCGCCACGACAATACTCTAGTCCTTGCCGATGGCCAAAACGGTGACTGGACGCCACACGACCTGCGTCGCACGGGCGCGACTATGATGCAGGCCTTGGGGGTCAGCTTGGACGTCATCGATCGCTGCCAAAACCATGTGTTGGCTGGCTCCCGCGTGAGACGCCATTACCTGCATCACGACTATGCCGAAGAGAAGAAACGCGCCTGGAACCTGCTGGGCGATCGCCTCAGCGCCGTGCTGTCCTCAACTTTCGAGCACAAGCCAAACGAGTCTATATTGTCTTTTCCTGTACACGCAGCAACAGAGATGCGGACACTGTAATAAAGCAGTTGCACCCAGCGCTCTCCGGAATTCGTCATCGCGACACCGGTGTTGTGTCCTAAAATTCGCGATACCCCAAGGCGACCGAGTGCATGCAGCCCGATGAATGACGGTCTGTCACCTCAGTTCAACAAGGCCATAACAATGAACACTCATTTTCGCCGTAATGCCCCGCACCATGAAGGCCCAACTACGCGGATTCCCGCACGCGCATACGCCCGCTTCGATCACCTCGAAATCATTCATGACGCCCAATCTGTCTTGCTGGCATTTGACTTGGTCGATGGCGATTGGCTGGACACGCAGGGACAGCAAAATCCGCTGCTGAATGCGGAGCGGCCCTACGATGTTGCAAAGGCTTGGGGTGAGTGGAAACAACTTGCTCCGTACGGCGCCTCAAATCCATTCGAATCGATGCCGATGTATCGGTTGGAATTTGAACTACCCGACGGGCAGAAACTCTTCGGCCTGCCACCCCTTCCCTCCGTAAACGATTCCCACGCTCTGCGTAACGCAGCCGCGGACCTTGAGCAAATGTGGTTCGAGCTAGAGATTAACAATCAACGTGGATCGGGAGTCATGTCGGCAAAGCTCTATCCCGGACTGTTCGCTAACTCAGTCCCGGTATACGCAAAGGGA
This window harbors:
- a CDS encoding tyrosine-type recombinase/integrase, with amino-acid sequence MAKLTAKELEALTEQNVGTVIRDEGSLSGRVSLRKKGVAIPFYFQFRWEGIYTRFSCGTWPNKSLTEIRKERNEARDLVAKGINPNENKRAAKVRQKAELAAQLAEADRQKSEELTLWDLAEEWLRDGVARKDGNAELRRKFTKDLYPTLGSKVISSYSEHDLRNVVRAVMARGATRQAISLFSDIVQMFGWAQKRQPWRTLLINGNPADLVEINKLIPSDYQEERTRILSSRELQELHLRFQQMTADYAALPAGKKYEGIRPLKVESQLALWICLGTLCRIGELLKAEWKNVDLNQQTWFIPSENVKGTRGKKQDHHVFLSPFALHFFQELKILTGDSQWCFPNKQDDGHVDVKVVSKQVGDRQARFKNRKALSRRRHDNTLVLADGQNGDWTPHDLRRTGATMMQALGVSLDVIDRCQNHVLAGSRVRRHYLHHDYAEEKKRAWNLLGDRLSAVLSSTFEHKPNESILSFPVHAATEMRTL
- a CDS encoding lipopolysaccharide biosynthesis protein; this encodes MKQTSFVAIEQAGNAQQALYAPFTAPWLSNKYQLDVSDFGACRNTESGAVFIIASGPSVKSFPIEKFAHVPMITMNGAISMFLDTDIKPYFYACTDRSFSEQQPDLFKHAMAISQRVALWEDHARSSHARPTGRLYPLSKAKRPSWLESVLGKHSALVVNRPLLPSRERPLGFSKDMSEGFFDARTVAYLAIQLAFHVGFTQVFLVGVDLDENSGRFYESAESANSPCGLDQHYFTRILPSFELMSDKVVGDDFRVYNLSDISRIPDSVVPRATLADVEGMLA